The genomic interval ACTTGTTTTAGGTATGCTCGAAGTATTTTGATATCTGTGTTTTTCGGATTCTTGTATTTTCTGCTAAAGAACAAGCAATGTCATTCCAGCACTTAAGAACTTCCTGTAATGATAACGCTGGTTCTATAGCCCGTTTTACTTGATTAAGCATAAAAGCAAATTCACGCCATTTGCTTTTAGTCTTCTTGCTTGACAATGAAGTATCCCCAGGGGGAAAAAGACGTAGCAAAATCTATTAGTTTTTCTGTCAAAAGAGCAACGAATAGTTTGCCATAAAGCCAAGCTTTTGAGCTATCATCATCGTATTTAGGTAAGTGTCCAAATTGTGCTATTTGTTTAAATCTTTTAAAGACCAGTTCAATTTGCCATCGAACTCGATACCATTCTAAGATATCAAAAGCGGTAAATTGATTTTCAGGAAACGTTGTGAATACTATTACGTACTTGGCATAAATAAGGGTCTCCGGTTTTAGTTCAATGCCCTTTTTGCTTGCATGTCTTTTAAGTTTTTTATGAGCTATTTTAATGGCTTCTTCTGTTTTGTGTATTATACAAAGACGACCTTTGACATATTCAGTATTATCAACGTTTGGAATAAAAACGTTCCATGATTTTATAGCAAGGGGTCTTTTTAAATATTGGATTTCTTTCAATAAAGGAAAGGGTTTCTTTTCTTCGCCGAATATCCGTAGAGATTGCGAATTAACTCTAACGCTAAGATAAGCGCCTTTCCTTGTTGCATGATGAATTCCTTGGCCAGTACAGTAACCTCTGTCAGCTATAATATAATCATCTTTTTTCATCGGAAACTGCCGAAAAGATTCTCCTGTGCCTTCTCCTTCAGTTCCCGTAAGTTTAAAGAAATCGCAAGATAATGAAGGAACCTCAATACTATAATGAATGCGCCAAAGACTTCCTGTTTTCCCAGGTTCCTTTACTGTTGTTGCATCAAATAAGCGAAGATGAAAATTATTCCGTTTATTAATTTGGAGGCCACGCTCACGGAATAAAGATAAACATAATTTATATAGCCATTCTTTGCTCTTTTTTAATCGCTTTAATAAGGCAACATCGGATAAATCTGCTAAGTTAGCACGCTTGGCTCGAACTACTGTTTCACGCAATGAATAGCCACATCCTAAATGAATTAATAATGTTCGAAGAAGCTTTTCTTCAGATTTATCCTTGCGCAAGCCTTTTAAAGCATTTGTATCAACGGCTAAACTTTTCCAATCGTTTGGGAAGAAAGTTCTTAGAAGATCCCAATCTTCTCTCATCATGGCTTTATCCTCCTATAGAGTGATTAGCGGGATAATTAACATAAAAATACCATGATGAATAAAATTTGTCAATAAAACAAGTTAGCGCTTATGGGGGTATGCCCTCCGCTATGTAAGGCTTCTATGCCTTTTTCAAAAAAATTCTCTTTAAACTTTACATCAAAGGTGAAACCTGCACAGATTCTGTGGGCAGAATCCAGGTCATGTATGCGTACCTGGGATTTAAAAAATTCACGGTACTGGTTACTCGCACCAAGAAAATGGTGATGGGTAAAGATGATTGCATCAACAGGCTCAAGACGATTGTCAAAGCAGGAAGGGCAGTCTATCCAAAAAGACTTATCTCCTGTCTCGATACGATAAGCAGCATGTTCCAATCCAAGGGCGGGGAAGGAGTTCAAGCGGGTTACCTTTTCGTTCACAGGGGTTCCCATGACTTTAAATTTCGCAGAACATTCCGCTGAAGTAATAAATTTTTCCTTAGGGGCACCACAGAAAGGACAATTATCAGGATAATATCCTACTATGTTATAACCACATACCAAACAAACATATTGTTCTTTTTTCACTACACAATTTATTAAAGGGACACTTCCCATATTTAATTTACCTCCGATTCTTTTTCCTTTTCCTTTTCCTTGGCCTACCGGCCTTCTTTGGCAAAAGGCCACGATCAAGCGCTTTCTCAGGCTTTTTTACAAATCGCTCTGTGCCAAGCGGCCTCCCTGTTTTGTTATAGCCACTGAGGGTCTTTAGATTAAAACGCCTTGTCTTCATCGTCAAAAAAAGACGTCTCCCCGATTGTTTCCACGTTGGGTGATATGGTGCAGATAATTCACAGCGCAGACTCTCGCTATTTTTTT from Candidatus Kuenenia stuttgartiensis carries:
- a CDS encoding IS4-like element ISCku3 family transposase, with product MMREDWDLLRTFFPNDWKSLAVDTNALKGLRKDKSEEKLLRTLLIHLGCGYSLRETVVRAKRANLADLSDVALLKRLKKSKEWLYKLCLSLFRERGLQINKRNNFHLRLFDATTVKEPGKTGSLWRIHYSIEVPSLSCDFFKLTGTEGEGTGESFRQFPMKKDDYIIADRGYCTGQGIHHATRKGAYLSVRVNSQSLRIFGEEKKPFPLLKEIQYLKRPLAIKSWNVFIPNVDNTEYVKGRLCIIHKTEEAIKIAHKKLKRHASKKGIELKPETLIYAKYVIVFTTFPENQFTAFDILEWYRVRWQIELVFKRFKQIAQFGHLPKYDDDSSKAWLYGKLFVALLTEKLIDFATSFSPWGYFIVKQED
- a CDS encoding MBL fold metallo-hydrolase, with the translated sequence MNEKVTRLNSFPALGLEHAAYRIETGDKSFWIDCPSCFDNRLEPVDAIIFTHHHFLGASNQYREFFKSQVRIHDLDSAHRICAGFTFDVKFKENFFEKGIEALHSGGHTPISANLFY